In Ktedonobacteraceae bacterium, a genomic segment contains:
- the pyrB gene encoding aspartate carbamoyltransferase, which translates to MNLITSYLQNKTSVASGAIEMIAGDFKGKDIVSLDQFSANDLRILFRLVNRMKQIAVNNEPSSLLAGILVSLLFFEPSSRTFGSFAAAVKRLGGQTIEIQNPETVSSVNKGESFEDTIRTFEAYSDAIVLRHRIVGSAEQAARVATSIPVINAGDGNNEHPTQTLLDLYTLYEKFGRLDNLTCLLAGDPLNSRVIHSLIRGLSLFENNTVYLLSPRQLRLTRPDYYCLSERGIHIIEIHQESDIPDNCDLWYWTRIQKERFDSLEDYLEAMNNGFMVTPELLRRHGNSNMILMDPLPRVGTIDPAVDADERAIYFKSQIRNGLYTRMALLALLFGKAEINA; encoded by the coding sequence ATGAACCTGATCACGTCTTACCTGCAAAACAAAACCAGCGTGGCGAGTGGCGCAATCGAGATGATTGCTGGGGATTTTAAGGGCAAAGATATCGTTTCTCTCGATCAGTTTTCTGCCAATGACCTGCGCATTCTCTTTAGATTAGTAAATCGGATGAAACAGATTGCCGTGAATAACGAGCCATCATCTCTTCTGGCCGGCATCCTCGTTTCTCTGCTCTTCTTTGAACCTTCCAGCCGCACCTTCGGCTCCTTTGCGGCAGCCGTCAAGCGATTAGGCGGTCAGACCATCGAGATTCAAAACCCTGAGACCGTCTCTTCCGTCAACAAGGGCGAGTCGTTCGAAGATACCATCCGCACCTTCGAAGCATACTCTGACGCCATCGTACTGCGCCACAGAATCGTCGGTTCGGCTGAACAGGCGGCCAGGGTTGCCACTTCCATCCCGGTCATTAATGCCGGCGATGGTAACAATGAGCATCCCACCCAGACGCTGCTCGATCTCTATACCCTCTACGAAAAATTCGGCAGGCTCGATAACTTAACTTGCCTGCTTGCCGGTGATCCGCTCAACAGCCGCGTGATCCATTCGCTTATTCGCGGTCTGTCGCTCTTCGAGAACAACACTGTCTACCTGCTCTCTCCGCGCCAACTGCGTCTCACACGCCCCGATTACTACTGTCTCAGCGAGCGCGGCATTCATATCATCGAGATACATCAGGAGAGCGATATTCCCGATAATTGTGACCTCTGGTACTGGACGCGCATCCAGAAGGAGCGTTTCGACTCCCTCGAAGACTACCTGGAAGCTATGAACAACGGATTTATGGTGACACCTGAACTACTGCGCAGGCATGGCAATAGCAATATGATCTTGATGGATCCCCTGCCACGTGTCGGCACCATCGATCCCGCCGTCGATGCCGATGAGCGTGCAATCTACTTCAAGTCCCAGATTCGCAACGGCCTCTACACCCGCATGGCGCTGCTGGCACTCCTGTTCGGAAAGGCAGAAATCAATGCGTAA
- the chrA gene encoding chromate efflux transporter: MSDINHPSPVPPAEEKQENHLAEVALLFLRLGFTAFGGPAAHIAMMREEVVRRRKWISDERFVDLLGITNLIPGPSSTEFAIYLGYLRAGWPGLVIGGICFIGPAMLIVLTLAWAYVSYGSLPQVEWLFYGIKPIVIAIIAQVLVSLCRTVLKGAWSVMLGLLVLALYLPGTNTIALLFGGALLFGIIRWVERSYQRRHKSGSEISNVLMALPLASIQELRQYISLTRISAGLAAVATVAVPYSLPLLFLTFLKIGAVLYGSGYVILAFLRPEFVVNLHWLTDRQLLDAVSIGQFTPGPVSTTATFIGFMVGGWQGALVATVGIFLPSFIFIAIIHPLAATLRRSPWTSTLLDGLNIAAVALMAGVLFQLGQSALTDVVTWLIALVAFAVLLRFKLNSAWLILAGAAIGLVRFWMF; the protein is encoded by the coding sequence ATGAGCGATATCAATCATCCATCTCCGGTACCTCCAGCAGAAGAGAAACAAGAAAACCACCTGGCAGAAGTCGCCTTGCTTTTTTTGCGCCTGGGGTTTACGGCGTTTGGTGGGCCGGCTGCACATATCGCGATGATGCGCGAGGAGGTTGTTCGGCGACGCAAGTGGATCAGCGATGAACGCTTCGTTGATCTTCTGGGAATCACTAACCTCATACCGGGGCCTAGCTCTACTGAATTCGCAATTTACCTGGGATATTTACGCGCAGGTTGGCCAGGTCTGGTGATTGGTGGCATATGTTTCATTGGTCCTGCGATGCTGATTGTGCTGACCCTCGCCTGGGCCTACGTATCCTACGGCTCGCTGCCTCAGGTGGAATGGCTTTTCTATGGCATCAAACCAATTGTTATTGCTATCATTGCCCAGGTGTTGGTAAGCTTGTGCCGTACTGTACTCAAGGGAGCCTGGTCGGTGATGCTGGGGCTGTTGGTACTGGCATTATACCTACCTGGAACGAATACCATTGCCTTGCTTTTTGGTGGAGCTTTGCTCTTTGGCATTATTCGTTGGGTTGAACGCTCCTACCAGAGGAGGCATAAATCTGGAAGTGAAATCAGCAATGTTCTCATGGCTCTTCCTCTCGCTAGTATACAAGAGCTACGGCAGTATATTTCCCTCACCAGAATCAGCGCCGGTTTAGCAGCGGTAGCAACTGTAGCTGTTCCCTACAGTTTGCCGCTGCTTTTCCTGACATTTCTCAAAATCGGAGCAGTACTTTACGGCAGTGGATATGTTATTCTGGCATTCCTGCGCCCGGAGTTCGTAGTGAATCTGCACTGGTTGACCGATCGTCAATTGCTTGATGCCGTCTCGATTGGTCAATTTACGCCGGGGCCTGTCTCTACCACAGCAACCTTCATCGGGTTCATGGTTGGTGGATGGCAAGGGGCGCTGGTTGCTACAGTCGGTATTTTTCTACCCTCCTTCATCTTTATTGCCATTATTCACCCGCTGGCGGCGACATTGCGTCGTTCTCCGTGGACGAGTACGCTGCTGGATGGTCTCAATATCGCGGCAGTCGCTTTAATGGCAGGCGTCTTATTTCAGTTGGGGCAAAGCGCGCTGACCGATGTTGTTACCTGGCTCATTGCGCTGGTTGCGTTTGCTGTGCTCCTGCGTTTCAAGCTCAATTCGGCGTGGTTGATTCTGGCGGGAGCGGCTATCGGGTTGGTAAGATTCTGGATGTTCTAA
- a CDS encoding HIT family protein: MSALGAEQEGEGAVPIIRKVSMFNHEPEDYACPFCLLARGGEDKYNSQQDIIYRNKLVTAFVSPRWWPNNPGNVIIIPNEHFENIYDLPAQYTHQIQDMAREVAIAFKEVCQTYINVMAFPHVNITSQREGKRSGIITCMSFPGMKVTICTRVLRSGTLFHSKSGSSMLRD, from the coding sequence TTGTCTGCTTTAGGAGCAGAACAAGAAGGTGAAGGGGCAGTACCTATCATTAGAAAGGTCAGTATGTTTAATCACGAACCAGAGGATTATGCCTGCCCTTTCTGTTTGCTTGCTCGGGGAGGTGAAGACAAATACAATAGCCAACAGGATATTATTTATCGGAACAAATTGGTAACAGCTTTTGTCTCTCCCCGGTGGTGGCCAAATAATCCGGGCAATGTCATCATCATTCCCAACGAGCATTTTGAGAACATCTATGATTTGCCTGCACAGTACACTCACCAGATTCAAGACATGGCCAGAGAAGTAGCCATAGCATTCAAAGAGGTATGCCAAACTTATATAAATGTGATGGCGTTTCCACACGTCAACATAACGAGCCAGCGGGAGGGCAAGAGGTCTGGCATTATCACCTGCATGTCTTTCCCAGGTATGAAGGTGACAATCTGTACAAGAGTTCTGCGATCAGGGACTTTATTCCACTCGAAAAGCGGGTCGTCTATGCTGAGAGACTGA
- the carB gene encoding carbamoyl-phosphate synthase (glutamine-hydrolyzing) large subunit, whose product MEKLHKVLVLGAGALKIGQSGEFDYSGSQALKALCEEGIATVLVNPNIATIQTSKLLADEVYFLPVTPFFVEKIIAKERPDGILLSFGGQTALNCGIELFQKGILERYNVRVLGTPISAILLTEDRQAFAEHLHSIDIPTPHSSSAETLEDALSIANRIGFPVMIRAGFALGGQGSGIAKDAGELERIVNGALAFAPQVLIEQYLHHYKEVEYEVVRDCYDNCITVCNMENMDPLGIHTGESIVIAPSQTLTNSEYHMLRSAAISIVKSLGIVGECNVQFALDPRTSAYYVIEVNARLSRSSALASKATGYPLAYVAAKLALGYGLTELTNRVTGVTQACFEPSLDYVVVKIPRWDLSKFKGVDETIGTGMKSVGEVMGIGRTFEEAYQKAIRMLDLDFEGATTDKVFSANDTVDDILTRYLYTPTPRRMFALALAMRNGISVSQIATITGIDPWFLQRIQHIVDIEQALCASQDLSAPHLLAMKQLGISDKRIGELVGKTGLEIRALRKQHGITPSVFQIDTLAAEYPSETNYLYMTYNGQHHDIAPLGDEAVIVLGSGPYRIGSSVEFDWTSVSTVEALKKYGKRSIVVNCNPETVSTDYDTSDRLYFEELTFERIADICEFESAYGLIVSVGGQTPNNRVKALHNYGINILGTSAVHIDQAEDRSKFSRLLDSLDIRQPAWDTFVDLDGLTRFAERVGFPVLVRPSYVLSGNAMNVCYTREELEQYARAAAAVSAEHPVTVSKFFQKVKEIELDAVAQHGEMKVYVISEHIENAGVHSGDATIVLPPQTLNEETMHKIEQAGRAIARALEITGPFNIQFLAKDNQVYVIEANLRASRTFPFISKVTGINFIEIFVDALFSQDELVPLSIPPLTFTVVKAPQFSFSRLTGADPILRVEMASTGEVACFGEDLEEAYLKAIIATGGHIPTKGIFISLGGEDKKARFLESARLLSTLGIPLYATEKTCAFLRAHDIAATMLYKIHEQKSPNILTYFSENKVDLAINIVDNHVKKELDDDYLVRRYAVDHNIPLFTKIKQARLFTRAIVSKNLATIPIKSWNKYI is encoded by the coding sequence GTGGAGAAGCTGCATAAAGTGCTGGTGTTGGGAGCAGGCGCCCTCAAAATTGGACAATCCGGCGAATTTGACTATTCTGGCTCTCAGGCCCTCAAAGCCCTGTGTGAAGAAGGCATCGCGACCGTCCTGGTCAATCCCAACATCGCCACCATTCAGACATCGAAACTGCTGGCCGATGAAGTCTACTTCTTGCCGGTCACGCCCTTTTTCGTCGAAAAAATCATCGCAAAAGAGCGGCCCGATGGCATCCTGCTCTCTTTTGGCGGTCAGACGGCCCTCAACTGCGGCATCGAACTGTTCCAAAAAGGCATTCTGGAACGCTACAATGTCCGCGTACTCGGCACGCCCATTTCCGCCATCCTGCTCACCGAGGATCGTCAGGCATTCGCGGAACATCTGCATAGCATCGACATTCCCACTCCTCACAGCAGCAGCGCGGAAACGCTCGAGGATGCTCTATCCATCGCCAACCGCATCGGCTTTCCGGTAATGATACGCGCAGGTTTCGCCCTTGGCGGCCAGGGTTCGGGCATCGCCAAAGATGCCGGGGAACTCGAACGCATCGTGAATGGCGCGCTCGCATTCGCTCCCCAGGTGTTGATCGAGCAATACCTGCATCATTACAAAGAAGTCGAATACGAGGTCGTGCGCGATTGCTACGATAACTGCATCACCGTCTGCAACATGGAGAACATGGATCCGCTGGGCATCCATACCGGCGAATCCATCGTCATCGCGCCCAGCCAGACGCTGACCAATAGCGAATATCATATGCTGCGCTCGGCAGCTATCAGCATCGTGAAAAGCCTGGGCATCGTCGGCGAATGCAATGTCCAGTTCGCGCTTGACCCGCGAACGTCCGCGTACTACGTAATCGAAGTCAATGCCCGCCTCTCGCGCAGTTCAGCCCTGGCAAGCAAGGCGACCGGCTACCCGCTGGCATATGTGGCTGCCAAACTCGCCCTTGGCTACGGATTGACGGAACTCACCAATCGCGTCACAGGCGTCACTCAAGCCTGCTTTGAGCCGAGCCTGGACTACGTGGTGGTGAAGATACCGCGCTGGGACCTGTCAAAATTCAAAGGAGTAGACGAGACCATCGGCACGGGCATGAAATCGGTCGGCGAGGTCATGGGCATCGGCAGGACGTTCGAAGAAGCCTACCAGAAAGCCATTCGTATGCTGGACCTCGACTTTGAAGGTGCGACAACGGACAAAGTCTTTTCCGCCAATGATACAGTAGATGATATTCTGACCAGGTATCTCTACACGCCTACTCCCAGGCGTATGTTCGCCCTGGCGCTGGCCATGCGCAACGGCATCTCCGTCTCGCAAATCGCCACCATCACCGGCATCGACCCCTGGTTTTTACAGCGCATCCAGCATATCGTGGATATCGAGCAGGCTTTATGTGCAAGCCAGGACCTCTCTGCTCCCCATCTTCTGGCAATGAAACAGCTCGGCATTTCGGATAAGCGCATCGGAGAGCTCGTGGGCAAAACCGGCCTTGAAATTCGCGCCTTACGCAAACAACACGGCATTACCCCATCGGTTTTTCAGATCGATACACTTGCCGCCGAGTATCCCTCGGAAACCAACTATCTCTATATGACCTACAATGGACAGCATCATGACATAGCGCCGTTAGGCGACGAAGCCGTCATCGTGCTTGGCTCCGGCCCCTATCGCATTGGCTCATCGGTCGAATTCGACTGGACAAGCGTCAGCACCGTAGAAGCCCTGAAAAAGTATGGCAAACGCTCCATCGTGGTCAACTGCAACCCGGAAACGGTCTCGACAGACTATGACACATCCGACCGCCTGTACTTTGAAGAACTCACCTTCGAGCGCATCGCCGATATCTGCGAATTCGAGTCGGCCTACGGCCTGATAGTCTCAGTTGGTGGCCAGACTCCCAACAATCGCGTCAAGGCCCTGCACAACTATGGCATAAACATCCTGGGAACGAGCGCCGTGCATATCGACCAGGCAGAGGATCGCAGCAAATTTTCTCGCCTGCTCGACTCGCTCGATATTCGCCAGCCCGCCTGGGATACCTTCGTCGACCTTGATGGCTTGACCCGCTTCGCCGAACGCGTGGGATTTCCCGTCCTGGTGCGCCCATCATACGTGCTTTCGGGCAATGCCATGAACGTCTGCTATACCCGCGAAGAGTTGGAGCAATATGCCCGGGCAGCCGCGGCAGTCTCGGCGGAACATCCCGTCACCGTCTCCAAATTTTTCCAGAAGGTCAAAGAGATCGAACTGGATGCCGTCGCGCAACACGGCGAGATGAAGGTCTATGTGATCTCCGAACATATAGAGAACGCCGGCGTGCATTCTGGCGATGCAACCATCGTCCTGCCACCCCAGACGCTCAACGAGGAGACCATGCACAAGATCGAGCAGGCGGGCAGAGCAATCGCCAGGGCGTTAGAAATCACCGGCCCGTTCAACATCCAGTTTCTCGCCAAAGACAACCAGGTCTACGTCATCGAGGCCAATTTGCGCGCATCGCGTACCTTCCCCTTTATCTCGAAAGTGACCGGCATCAACTTCATCGAAATCTTCGTCGACGCGCTTTTCTCGCAAGATGAACTTGTGCCGCTATCCATACCGCCCCTGACGTTTACCGTGGTCAAGGCGCCGCAGTTCTCCTTTTCGCGACTCACGGGCGCCGATCCTATCCTGCGCGTCGAAATGGCCTCAACCGGCGAAGTCGCCTGCTTCGGTGAAGACCTTGAAGAGGCCTATCTCAAGGCTATTATCGCTACCGGCGGACACATACCCACAAAAGGCATCTTTATCAGTCTCGGCGGCGAGGACAAGAAGGCCAGATTTTTGGAGAGCGCCAGGCTCTTAAGCACTCTGGGCATTCCACTCTATGCCACAGAAAAAACGTGTGCGTTTTTGCGCGCGCATGATATCGCAGCAACCATGCTCTATAAAATTCACGAGCAGAAATCGCCCAATATCCTGACCTACTTCAGTGAAAATAAGGTAGACCTGGCAATCAACATCGTGGACAATCACGTCAAAAAGGAACTGGACGACGACTACCTGGTGCGCCGCTATGCCGTTGACCACAATATCCCCCTGTTCACCAAAATCAAACAGGCCCGTTTATTTACGCGGGCCATCGTCTCAAAAAATCTTGCTACAATACCAATAAAGTCCTGGAACAAATACATATAA
- a CDS encoding TetR/AcrR family transcriptional regulator encodes MSESGEPGSRRGLVQDARGVREHSESHSQAGRRGRTHNAEGAREAILNAAEAVFAEHGFDGARIDAIAAESGYNKSLIFQYFGDKLGLYTEVNRRIDRELNTLSTGAVAPLLADETVASDPQRFKALLEAVIGVVFDAFLKRPRVMRIILWEQAEGWQTYKKIMSQLDTEDVDELRAFFAKARDAGLLRSDFDPFIQIVMAEAFCWSYLSSIPLYQMFTDEDLSSEAAMARGRAYLIDFIVHGMMADPKDSGGLS; translated from the coding sequence ATGTCTGAGTCTGGAGAACCTGGCAGTCGACGAGGACTTGTGCAGGATGCAAGGGGTGTGAGGGAACATTCAGAGTCACACTCACAGGCAGGTCGAAGAGGACGGACGCATAACGCAGAGGGTGCGCGGGAAGCGATTCTCAATGCAGCGGAAGCAGTCTTTGCGGAACACGGGTTCGACGGCGCGCGGATCGATGCCATCGCAGCGGAGTCGGGCTATAACAAAAGCCTGATCTTCCAGTACTTTGGCGATAAGCTCGGGTTGTATACGGAGGTGAACAGGCGTATTGATCGGGAACTGAACACGCTTTCAACGGGTGCCGTGGCTCCGCTGCTCGCAGATGAAACGGTTGCCAGCGATCCGCAGCGGTTCAAGGCATTGCTCGAGGCTGTTATCGGCGTCGTGTTTGATGCTTTTCTCAAACGCCCGCGTGTGATGCGCATTATTCTCTGGGAACAGGCAGAGGGCTGGCAAACGTACAAAAAGATTATGTCACAACTGGATACGGAAGACGTTGATGAGCTGAGGGCATTTTTTGCTAAGGCTCGCGACGCTGGACTGCTCCGTTCGGATTTCGATCCTTTCATCCAGATTGTTATGGCAGAGGCATTTTGCTGGTCCTATCTGTCCTCTATTCCTCTGTATCAGATGTTCACGGATGAGGACCTGTCTTCTGAGGCGGCGATGGCACGAGGGCGTGCGTACCTGATTGACTTTATCGTTCATGGGATGATGGCCGATCCGAAGGACAGCGGGGGACTGAGCTAG
- a CDS encoding MFS transporter produces MTNLGNRRWWALGALTLAILAVGLDGTILSVALPTLAGALHASESDLQWFTSGYLLVLAAAMLPAGLLGDRYGRKKVMLTALALFGAGSAACAYAPSAEAFIVARLILGMAGAGIVVMALSALTVLFNEEERPRAVGIWAAANFLSLPIGPILGGWLLTNFWWGWVFLMNVPVALLGLIVALILVPESRAPVRPKLDPVGIVTSIVGLVGVTYGLIQAGQNGWGDVTALVPIIAGVAVLVAFFLWEGWLGRRPGGQPLVDLALFRSASFTWGVILAATAGLAMIGVLFTMPQYFQGIIGTDAMGSGIRLLPLIGGLVVGALPADRVARLVGAKITVALGFVLLGAGMLLGAMTGVASGEGFIAVWMALVGAGMGLTMATAASTALSELSQERSGIGSAVLQALQKVGAPFGAAILGSVLSSAYQAQLNLAGLPATVASVVKTSLFGGLAVAQRLGSAVLLASVRTAFVHGMDVSLVVAAGIAALGFLLTLIFLPNRATAKAAPVEAVEAQAEQETVSS; encoded by the coding sequence ATGACAAATCTCGGAAATCGCCGGTGGTGGGCGCTGGGTGCGCTTACGCTGGCTATTCTAGCGGTCGGACTGGACGGCACAATTCTGAGTGTGGCGTTGCCTACACTTGCCGGAGCGCTGCATGCCTCGGAGTCTGACCTGCAGTGGTTCACTTCTGGATACCTGCTGGTACTCGCAGCGGCGATGCTGCCAGCAGGACTGCTCGGAGACCGCTATGGGCGTAAGAAGGTGATGCTTACTGCCCTGGCTTTGTTTGGAGCAGGCTCGGCGGCCTGTGCCTACGCACCTTCGGCAGAGGCATTCATTGTAGCGCGTCTGATACTTGGAATGGCAGGGGCAGGCATCGTCGTGATGGCGCTATCCGCGCTGACGGTACTTTTTAACGAAGAGGAGCGACCGCGGGCAGTGGGCATCTGGGCGGCGGCCAACTTCCTGTCGCTGCCCATCGGCCCGATTCTGGGCGGCTGGCTGTTGACGAACTTCTGGTGGGGCTGGGTGTTCCTGATGAACGTGCCGGTCGCCCTGCTGGGATTGATCGTCGCCCTGATACTCGTTCCGGAATCGCGCGCGCCGGTACGTCCCAAATTGGACCCGGTCGGAATCGTTACCTCGATTGTTGGGCTGGTTGGTGTGACATATGGTTTGATCCAGGCAGGCCAGAACGGCTGGGGGGATGTCACGGCCCTGGTTCCGATAATCGCGGGTGTAGCGGTTCTGGTGGCATTCTTCCTCTGGGAAGGTTGGCTTGGGCGCCGTCCAGGTGGTCAGCCGCTAGTAGATCTTGCACTCTTCCGCTCGGCTTCCTTCACCTGGGGTGTAATTCTGGCGGCCACGGCGGGGCTTGCCATGATCGGTGTGCTGTTCACCATGCCGCAGTACTTCCAGGGCATTATAGGCACAGATGCTATGGGTTCTGGTATCAGGCTCTTGCCATTGATCGGTGGGCTTGTCGTGGGGGCTTTGCCGGCTGATCGCGTTGCACGTCTTGTGGGTGCGAAGATTACGGTTGCGCTTGGATTCGTATTGCTGGGTGCCGGAATGCTCCTGGGGGCTATGACCGGTGTAGCGTCCGGCGAAGGCTTTATCGCGGTATGGATGGCCCTGGTTGGGGCTGGAATGGGGCTGACAATGGCTACAGCGGCCTCTACTGCGCTTTCTGAACTCTCACAGGAGCGCAGCGGGATAGGATCGGCGGTGCTGCAGGCTCTGCAGAAAGTCGGAGCGCCATTTGGGGCGGCGATCCTGGGGAGCGTCCTCAGTTCCGCTTACCAGGCTCAGTTGAATCTGGCAGGGCTGCCAGCGACGGTCGCCAGTGTGGTCAAGACGAGCCTGTTCGGTGGGTTGGCGGTAGCTCAGCGGCTCGGCTCAGCAGTGCTGCTTGCATCGGTGCGCACAGCGTTCGTCCATGGGATGGATGTTTCGCTTGTAGTGGCCGCCGGAATCGCTGCGCTAGGTTTCTTGCTCACACTGATTTTCCTGCCCAACCGGGCCACTGCCAAAGCTGCCCCGGTCGAAGCAGTGGAGGCTCAGGCAGAGCAAGAGACGGTTTCCAGCTAA
- the carA gene encoding glutamine-hydrolyzing carbamoyl-phosphate synthase small subunit, whose product MRNCVEPVGARLIAPTADLSANVPQNHLVHGKLILEDGTSFDGLSFGYTGPASGELVFSTGMVGYPESLTDASYTGQILAMTYPIIGNYGVPDSSCWEDDHIHIAGLIVSNYIDLPSHAQSTMNLGTWLQQEKIPALEIKDTRLLTRHIRKHGTMLGKIVFDQDIPFYDPDGDNLVARVSTRYVAKEGDGDTTIVLLDCGAKRNIARSLLARNVRLITVPWDFDLFAPDVNFTFDGIVVSNGPGNPKMAGRTIHTIQKAIDQRIPILGICLGHQLLALAAGGDTYKLKYGHRSQNQPCILNGTKRCYITTQNHGFAVGKLPPDFTPWFINANDGSNEGIQHIEYPFLSVQFHPEAMPGPADTEWIFDYFLEKISGEGIR is encoded by the coding sequence ATGCGTAATTGCGTCGAACCTGTAGGGGCACGATTGATCGCGCCCACCGCTGATTTATCGGCCAATGTCCCGCAAAACCACCTGGTACACGGAAAACTGATCCTGGAAGACGGAACATCCTTCGATGGACTCTCATTCGGCTATACCGGCCCGGCCTCTGGCGAGCTTGTTTTCAGCACCGGCATGGTAGGCTATCCAGAATCGCTCACCGACGCCTCGTATACCGGTCAAATTTTAGCTATGACCTATCCCATCATAGGCAATTACGGAGTGCCAGATTCATCATGCTGGGAGGACGATCACATTCACATCGCCGGACTCATCGTCTCCAACTATATTGACCTGCCCTCGCACGCACAAAGCACGATGAACCTGGGTACGTGGCTACAGCAGGAAAAAATTCCGGCCCTGGAAATCAAGGATACGCGCTTGCTGACCCGGCACATTCGCAAACACGGCACCATGCTCGGCAAGATTGTCTTCGATCAGGACATCCCTTTCTATGATCCCGATGGCGATAACCTGGTAGCGCGCGTTTCGACCCGCTATGTCGCGAAAGAAGGCGATGGCGATACGACCATCGTCCTGCTGGATTGTGGCGCCAAACGCAACATTGCGCGTTCCCTGCTGGCCAGAAATGTGCGCCTGATAACCGTACCGTGGGATTTCGACCTCTTCGCCCCGGATGTGAACTTCACCTTCGATGGCATCGTCGTATCCAACGGCCCCGGCAATCCCAAAATGGCGGGCAGGACGATTCATACCATCCAGAAGGCCATCGATCAGCGCATACCAATCCTGGGAATATGTCTTGGACATCAACTACTCGCCCTGGCCGCCGGTGGCGACACCTACAAGCTGAAGTATGGACATCGCAGCCAGAACCAGCCATGTATCCTTAACGGGACAAAGCGCTGCTATATCACAACGCAGAATCATGGCTTTGCCGTTGGGAAGCTGCCTCCAGATTTCACGCCCTGGTTCATCAACGCGAACGACGGCAGCAACGAAGGCATCCAGCATATCGAATATCCTTTCCTCTCGGTACAATTCCATCCCGAAGCCATGCCCGGCCCGGCGGATACCGAATGGATATTTGATTACTTTCTGGAAAAAATTAGCGGTGAGGGGATACGATAA
- a CDS encoding metalloregulator ArsR/SmtB family transcription factor, whose translation MDVTLSSVQSPAILKLLAHDVRWKILTLLARGDYCVQELVRFLEQPQNLVSYHLRRMHNLGIVKEHRSTADGRDIYYSLDLEKLQSLYFSSAGVLHPALGNAQILSREQITISAYKPLRILFLCTSNSGRSQMAEGLLRHMSQGRFEVFSAGSNPRSLHPYAVRVMAAMGIDISHQRAKHFDEFHGQSFDYVITLCDRVKEKCPSFPGNPEPVHLHWSLPDPSLIEGSEDEKYAVFEQIAQQLRTRIRYLLVQILTI comes from the coding sequence ATGGACGTTACGCTTTCGTCTGTCCAATCACCTGCTATCCTCAAATTGCTGGCACATGATGTGCGCTGGAAAATCCTCACTTTGCTCGCGCGCGGCGATTACTGTGTACAGGAACTGGTACGCTTTCTGGAACAGCCGCAAAACCTGGTTTCCTACCACCTGCGGCGCATGCACAACCTTGGGATTGTCAAAGAACATCGCAGTACGGCAGATGGGCGCGATATCTATTACAGCCTGGACCTGGAAAAACTTCAGTCGCTCTACTTCAGCAGTGCTGGAGTTCTGCATCCTGCTCTGGGCAACGCACAAATTTTATCCAGAGAGCAAATTACCATCTCCGCTTACAAGCCATTACGCATTCTCTTTCTCTGCACGAGTAATAGCGGCCGCTCGCAAATGGCGGAGGGATTGCTGCGCCACATGAGCCAGGGACGGTTTGAGGTTTTTAGCGCGGGTAGCAATCCCCGCAGCCTTCATCCCTACGCAGTGCGCGTCATGGCAGCTATGGGCATTGACATCAGTCACCAGAGGGCAAAACATTTCGATGAATTTCATGGTCAATCTTTCGATTACGTCATCACCCTTTGTGATCGTGTTAAGGAAAAGTGTCCGAGCTTTCCCGGAAACCCTGAACCTGTCCATCTCCACTGGAGCCTTCCTGACCCATCCTTGATAGAGGGATCAGAGGACGAAAAATACGCTGTTTTTGAGCAGATTGCGCAACAACTGCGAACTCGCATTCGCTACCTGCTGGTACAGATTCTTACTATCTGA